The window aattaaaaaaaaaatacccaggcGCTGTGCAAGCTGGCGCTTAAAGGCTCTGCCAAGCCTGATCTGTGGGCAAAGCAGAGTATGACACTTGGGGAAATCAAAACCTACAGTATTTGTAGGAAGATGGGTAGATTTTAAAGGCGATTGGGAGGGGGGGcgggcgtgggggggggaagctgctttgttattttattttattgggtgGTGGTGGAAATAGCAGGTAATTGCAAACAAATCCAAAACCCAATTCGCTCCAGTGTCTCCGTATTTTTTGGATATaactgtctttaaaaacaaacaaaccaaccaaccccacCACCAACCCATCTCTCTAGATCAGATCCAAGCCAACAAGTGGATTTtatttgtggttgtttttttttttcaccccaccacccactgggGTGGGAATAAAAAgcgtgtgttggggggagggggggagggaaaggcagcGATCTCCGTGGCGGGGGCTGATTATGGAAGAGCAGCCGGACAGTAAAAGTCACCGAGACTCTGCTACAacaactaccaccaccaccagcagcaccagcagcggCAGCGATGGAGAAAGCGTCCCCGTCTCCCCCAGCCACGCGCCTTCCCCGCCTGCAGCGCCCTGCATCCGgcccatgccccaccaccaccagccgCAGCCACAGCCGCATCGCACCACCAACTTTTTCATTGACAACATCTTGAGGCCGGACTTTGGCTGCAAGAAAGAGACGCTGCTGATCGTCGGCGGAGCAGCAGCGGCAGGCGGCGGCAGTGGTGGAGGCGGCGGCCGGGACAGAGACCGAGATCGCGGTCAGACCTCAGGTAGAGAAAACGTCAACCCACTGATAACGAGGCCATGCAACCCGTCCTCTCTCCTTTGCCCGGATTCAAACTGTAACCCCGACAGCTCCTCCTCGGCgcctcctgctgcagctgctgcctctaAAGCGAACCCCGCCGCGGCAGCAGCGGTAGCAGCAGCGGTAGCGGCCGCCAAGCCACCCTCCGAAGGGAGTGGAACTAACCCGGCGAAGTATGGGGAGCACGCCAACCCCGCCATCCTGCTCATGGGCTCTAATAATGGAGGACCTGTTGTAAAGAGCGATTCTCAGCAGCCTCTAGTATGGCCTGCCTGGGTTTACTGCACTAGGTATTCAGACAGACCATCTTCGGGTAAGAACCACTTCGCTGATCACATCTGTTAGCTGTTACATAATACGCAGTcgctttttatttcttcttcccccccccccaactcccttctTTAGcgtctgtagatttttttttttaacaacaacagcaaaaagATCCATGCTATATAGTTTGCTTTAGGAGCCTATTCCTAGCGTGGGGGTGTTTGGGTCACACAGCCAAGCCCTCCGCGCTCGGGATTaaattatttggggggggggatggggaaatcTTTTCTTCTTGCCCCAACTTTCCGCCCCCCCTCAATAAACTCCCGAATTCTGATGCAGGAGGCGAGATCTGGCGTATTTcaccgggggaggggagggcttttTATTCTGATTCTGTTGGGACTGGGAGTGCAGATACAGTAGCTGTGAAGCAAGGCagtagattttttatttttgtgtgctgatgagtgtgggggggaataggAGGGGGGAGATCAGAGACACATGTTGAACGTATTAGATATTTGAAagggtgttgggggtggggtacGGTTCTGAAAGGCAGAAAGAAGGGGCGGATGAGAGAAATGCTTTCAGGCAAAAATGCTTCTGTTACGGGAAAGCAGTATGGGCCTCTCTGAGAGCAAAAGAAAACCAGGCCTCTAGGTCGCATATTGACAAGCGGGGGTTATGTTCGTTTTAGTTTTTAGCGGCGAAGGAGCTTTCTTTTCTTAAGGATAATATCTGCTATTGTTTGGGGaatttattcccccctccccctctcaaaaaaaaatgggaagaaaatattctgaaacaaagaaaaagaaaaaaaaaacaagatcaGATTCTCCGGGACCGGAGatatttctgctgctgctgctgcttattttcatgcaagtcccTTTAGCGTTCCGTTTGCTTATTTTAATTATGTTGACATGGAACAAATCAGGTGACCCGGGTCACTTTTAAAGGGTCTCCCAGAATTACCTCCCAGTCCAGCTTGTGGGCTAGAGGACAGGAATGTAGATCAGACTGCTCTGGGAAAGTCCCGGGCAAGGAAGTTCCCCAACGAGACAGTGTTTCTGTCCGCAAaccggcgggggtgggggagagtaagcttaataataaaacagaataagAATCAACCCACTTTGGTGGGAGCAAGGGCCAGGGCCGGGGAAGGCAGAGGAGTGGCGAGCTAGCCCAAATGCCCGGCTGGTGGCTAGCTAACTCGCGCTCTTTTGTGCTTCTTCCCTTTATTAGCTCCTTCCACGGAAAGTGATCAATTTGCTGCTATCAGCCCGAGTCATCTAGATCCCACTGTTATTGACACGTCCAGCGACTTGAAACTCAGAAAAGCCAGTTTGATTGACTAAACGGATTGATTGAGTTGTCAGGCTCTTGCCTTCCTAGCTCTCGGCCCTGGGCAGGGCAATGATTTTATTACCATTTCCCAATGCCGCCACATGCAAAGTATTTTACACTTTCCTTTTGCAAAATCTCCTCTCTGGCAACCCGTCCCAAAAATCTCCGCTGGGAATGTGCACCGTTCTCTTTGTTGTGCTTGAGTCTGGCCCTGTGTTCCCCTGACTGGTATGTGGTGCAGCTCTGGCTAGCCCAGGACCAGGGGCTGAATGTATCTATAACTATACCTAGGTATACGAGTATATATCGTGCCCACCCCCCGCTTCAGAATTGCTGTTTTATTACAATGGCAAATTTCAGTTTCCAAAGGGAAAGGAGCTGAGATCAGATCAGTGAAATTTTTTCAAagcagcctctgcagggtctggcaCAACCAGGAGATAATGTGAAGAGATTTATTATCTCCCCCCCTTTAGTAAACTGGATAAAGTGggattaatatatattaatatatattaatatatattccCCCGTGTTCCCTAAACATGCCCTGAGATCTCTGAGACAAACAAACCAGCCCTGCAAGATAAGCTTTAGGCCTACTCTCAGCTAGGAAGCCTTCTGTCTTCCTCCCCTGGGTATCTGGGActgtgggtggaggggaaggggaggggagactgTCTCCCTAAAATTTGGATTCCCCAGCTCTGGACCTGCTTTGGATCAAAACCTTGAGGTTTTCAGAAATTGTTTTAAATTCCTCCCTAAAAAAACCCCTTTCACAGGATTGGTTTGGAAGTCAAAATGCAACAGCCTGAAAACCCAGCCTTCTGCTTTCCATCCTTTTGGACTTACCCTTTATCAATCTGTTTCTA of the Dermochelys coriacea isolate rDerCor1 chromosome 11, rDerCor1.pri.v4, whole genome shotgun sequence genome contains:
- the EN1 gene encoding homeobox protein engrailed-1 — protein: MEEQPDSKSHRDSATTTTTTTSSTSSGSDGESVPVSPSHAPSPPAAPCIRPMPHHHQPQPQPHRTTNFFIDNILRPDFGCKKETLLIVGGAAAAGGGSGGGGGRDRDRDRGQTSGRENVNPLITRPCNPSSLLCPDSNCNPDSSSSAPPAAAAASKANPAAAAAVAAAVAAAKPPSEGSGTNPAKYGEHANPAILLMGSNNGGPVVKSDSQQPLVWPAWVYCTRYSDRPSSGPRTRKLKKKKNEKEDKRPRTAFTAEQLQRLKAEFQANRYITEQRRQTLAQELSLNESQIKIWFQNKRAKIKKATGIKNGLALHLMAQGLYNHSTTTVQDKEESE